The nucleotide sequence AGAATTGCGCTCGACTTCGAGTCGACATCATACCTGCCCAAGAACCGATCCGTTCGCTCGCCAAATTTGCGCCTTTCTTCCCTCAATCTCCAGCTCTCAGTCTCGAGCGcgtcccttttttttttcccgcCATCCCAACCATCCGATCCCATCCTTCGAAAGTCCTTTCGCTACCGCCGTTGTGTCTGTGCCCCCCACCGTTGTCCATCTCCCAGGTaccgagcgagcgagcgagccaGAGCTTGTCGAATCTCCATCTCGTCTCTGCCCAACTGCTGATCCTACCGCACCGCGTCACTGGGGCTCAGGCTGGCTGGAAGAGTCTACTCGGCATCCCATCTCTTTCTCTACGGATACCTGCCTGTCtacctgcctacctacccGAATCTCTCTCCAAAACTTCACCTTTCACCTCCGGTACATACAGTGCAGTACTTCGTACACGTACATGTAATTGTACCCAGTCGTTTCAGACACACCCACCCCCATGCCTCTCAACCTCTACCTCTATTACTGAAGGGCCCAATTATCATCCGCCCCTCCAGCTTCCAGAGCAGCTGGAAGCTTCACCTCACTCCCCGGGTCGTCTTTTGTTTCGCTTCTGCCATTATCCTATCCCATTCTACTATTGTATTGTACCTATCCATGGCCACCGCCTCTACGTGGTCCCTGCTTTTCTCTTCGCCTTGTTCCTGATTATGTGTGCAAGTACTACCATACATATATAGTACTCAAGCATGGATCCAGCACCTCCAGATAGTAAACGTCCACGCCTCTCTTCGTGGCCAGTCGGCACACCTCAACAAGGAGTATCACTACCACATCCTCACGCTCATCAACTTCCAccgccgcctccgcctccgcccgGCGCTCtacatcatcctcctcatcctccaccGAGCCCGTATCAGCATTACCCTCCCCGACCCATCGAGCATTCCTCAGCTCCGCCGACGCCTTCTCACGCTGCGCCTGCGCAATCGCTTCACGACACCGATCGTCGCCATCATGAGCCAGAGCCCTATCCTCCCGTTCAAGACTACCaccgacagcagcagcagcatcaacatcaacatccaccgCAACAGcaccctcagcagcagcacccaCATCCACCTCCGTCGCCGGCGCATCCAGCGCATCACCCATACCCGCCTTACGGTCCAAGAGATCCTCCCATAAAACGAGACCCAGCCGAGGATCAACGCCGACCCAACTCG is from Fusarium musae strain F31 chromosome 4, whole genome shotgun sequence and encodes:
- a CDS encoding hypothetical protein (EggNog:ENOG41) — encoded protein: MGDALDAPATEVDVGAAAEGAVAVDVDVDAAAAVGGSLEREDRALAHDGDDRCREAIAQAQREKASAELRNARWVGEGNADTGSVEDEEDDVERRAEAEAAVEVDEREDVVVILLVEVCRLATKRGVDVYYLEVLDPCLSTIYVW